In Wenyingzhuangia fucanilytica, the following are encoded in one genomic region:
- the purL gene encoding phosphoribosylformylglycinamidine synthase yields the protein MILFFQKNTTVFAVQTSAQSPENIQKLEWLFGNAKQINSDNLEGFFIGPRREMITPWSTNAVEITQNMSITGIERIEEFTVAASKDATIDPMLQKMYEGLDQETYTINVAPQPILEIDDIKAFDAQEGLSLSDDEIAYLEDMSKRIGRKLTDSEVFGFSQINSEHCRHKIFNGTFVIDGEEKETSLFKMIRKTSNENPNGIVSAYKDNVAFVKGPKAVQFAPKTADKPDFYETKEYQSVISLKAETHNFPTTVEPFNGAATGAGGEIRDRLAGGKGSLPLAGTAVYMTSYSRLEENRPWENLEERKWLYQTPMDILIKASNGASDFGNKFGQPLISGSLLTFEHEELNQNLSDADLRTLGFDKVIMQAGGVGYGKAEQALKDEPKGGDKIVILGGDNYRIGMGGAAVSSADTGAMDSGIELNAVQRSNPEMQKRAANAIRGMVESDINPIVSIHDHGAGGHMNCLSELVEETGGLIDTDKLPVGDPTLSAKELIGNESQERMGLVINQKDIEYLERVAARERSPMHTVGDVTNDNRFTFKSATTGAAPMDLDLNDMFGSSPKTFMHDKTTPRKYEEVVYDNKDVQQNLKTVLQLEAVACKDWLTNKVDRCVGGKVAKQQCAGPLQLPLNDVAVMALDYNGKEGIATSIGHAPVAALIDEAAGSRNAIAECLTNLVWAPLEEQITSVSLSANWMWPCKNEGEDARLYNAVKAVSDFAIDLGINIPTGKDSLSMKQKYPNKDVIAPGTVIISAVGHCNDLKKVVEPVFSKKEGNAIFYVDFSSDAFKLGGSSFAQALNKIGTQAPDIKDAAKFKTAFNTIQSLIEKGLITAGHDISAGGLITALLEMCFADVNLGANINISALNEADTSKVLFAENAGVVIQTLNPSEVEAILAEAGLKFANIGTTVETEVVTLVNGNTTEVFNVAELRDVWYKTSYLLDKQQSGEAKATERFDNYKNQALDFTFPAHFTGKLPKIAAGKKPVAAVLREKGSNSEREMANALYLAGFEVKDVHMTDLISGRENLEDVNFLAAVGGFSNSDVLGSAKGWAGAFLYNPKAKAALDNFYARKDTLSLGICNGCQLLIELGLINPEHAEKPAMEHNDSHKHESGFTSVTIQENNSVMLSTLTNATLGVWISHGEGKFNLPYSEDQYNLVAKYGYEGYPANPNGSSYNTAMMSSEDGRHLVMMPHIERSIFQWNWANYPADRNDEVSPWLEAFVNAKEWLAK from the coding sequence ATGATATTATTCTTTCAAAAAAATACGACTGTTTTTGCAGTACAAACTTCAGCTCAATCTCCTGAAAACATTCAAAAACTAGAATGGTTATTTGGAAATGCAAAACAAATAAATAGTGACAATCTTGAAGGTTTCTTTATAGGACCTCGTAGAGAAATGATTACTCCATGGAGTACCAATGCTGTAGAAATTACTCAAAACATGAGTATTACAGGTATTGAAAGAATTGAAGAATTCACAGTGGCGGCATCTAAAGATGCTACAATTGATCCGATGTTACAAAAAATGTACGAAGGATTAGACCAAGAAACTTACACTATAAACGTAGCGCCACAACCTATTTTAGAAATTGATGACATCAAAGCTTTTGATGCTCAAGAAGGATTGTCTTTAAGTGATGATGAAATTGCTTACTTAGAAGACATGTCTAAAAGAATTGGACGTAAATTAACAGATTCTGAAGTATTTGGTTTTTCACAAATCAACTCAGAACACTGTAGACACAAAATATTTAACGGAACATTTGTAATTGATGGTGAAGAAAAAGAAACTTCATTATTTAAAATGATTCGTAAAACTTCTAACGAAAACCCTAACGGAATTGTATCTGCTTACAAAGACAACGTTGCTTTTGTAAAAGGTCCTAAAGCCGTACAATTTGCTCCTAAAACAGCAGATAAACCTGATTTTTACGAAACCAAAGAGTACCAATCTGTTATTTCTTTAAAAGCAGAAACACACAACTTCCCTACTACTGTAGAGCCTTTTAACGGTGCTGCAACAGGGGCAGGTGGAGAAATTAGAGACCGTTTGGCTGGTGGTAAAGGTTCTTTACCTTTAGCTGGAACTGCGGTTTATATGACTTCTTATTCTAGATTAGAAGAAAACAGACCTTGGGAAAACTTAGAAGAAAGAAAATGGTTATACCAAACACCTATGGATATCTTAATCAAAGCGTCTAACGGTGCTTCTGATTTTGGAAACAAATTTGGTCAGCCTTTAATTTCTGGTTCTTTATTAACGTTTGAACACGAAGAATTAAACCAAAACTTATCTGATGCAGATTTAAGAACTTTAGGTTTTGATAAAGTAATTATGCAAGCTGGTGGGGTTGGATATGGTAAAGCAGAACAAGCTTTAAAAGACGAACCTAAAGGAGGAGATAAAATTGTAATTCTTGGTGGAGATAACTACCGTATTGGTATGGGAGGTGCTGCAGTATCTTCAGCTGATACTGGTGCTATGGATTCTGGAATTGAATTAAACGCGGTACAGCGTTCTAACCCAGAAATGCAAAAACGTGCTGCCAATGCCATTCGTGGTATGGTAGAAAGTGATATCAACCCAATTGTTTCTATTCACGATCATGGTGCAGGTGGACATATGAACTGTTTGTCTGAATTGGTTGAAGAAACTGGAGGATTGATTGACACAGATAAATTACCTGTAGGAGACCCTACGCTATCTGCTAAAGAATTAATTGGTAACGAATCTCAAGAAAGAATGGGATTGGTTATCAACCAAAAAGATATAGAATATTTAGAGCGTGTGGCTGCTCGTGAAAGATCTCCAATGCATACTGTTGGTGATGTAACCAACGACAACCGTTTTACTTTTAAATCTGCCACTACAGGAGCTGCTCCTATGGATTTAGATTTAAATGACATGTTTGGATCGTCTCCAAAAACATTTATGCACGACAAAACAACTCCTCGTAAATACGAAGAAGTAGTTTATGACAATAAAGACGTACAACAAAACTTAAAAACAGTTTTACAATTAGAAGCTGTAGCTTGTAAAGACTGGTTAACAAATAAAGTAGACCGTTGTGTAGGTGGTAAAGTTGCCAAACAACAATGTGCAGGTCCTTTACAATTGCCTTTAAATGATGTGGCTGTAATGGCTTTAGATTACAATGGTAAAGAAGGAATTGCAACTTCTATTGGTCACGCTCCTGTTGCTGCCTTAATTGATGAAGCTGCGGGTTCTCGTAACGCAATTGCTGAATGTTTAACCAACCTAGTTTGGGCTCCATTAGAGGAACAAATCACTTCTGTTTCTTTATCTGCTAACTGGATGTGGCCTTGTAAAAACGAAGGAGAAGATGCTCGTTTGTACAACGCTGTAAAAGCCGTTTCTGATTTTGCTATCGATTTAGGAATCAACATTCCAACAGGAAAAGATTCTTTATCTATGAAGCAAAAATATCCTAACAAAGATGTAATTGCTCCAGGTACTGTAATTATTTCTGCAGTAGGTCACTGTAACGATCTTAAAAAAGTAGTAGAACCTGTATTCTCTAAAAAAGAAGGAAACGCTATTTTCTATGTAGATTTTTCTTCTGATGCATTTAAATTAGGAGGATCTTCTTTTGCACAAGCCTTAAACAAAATTGGAACTCAAGCTCCAGATATTAAAGATGCTGCCAAGTTTAAAACAGCCTTTAACACCATTCAATCTTTAATCGAAAAAGGATTGATTACTGCTGGTCACGATATTTCTGCGGGTGGATTGATTACTGCTTTGTTAGAAATGTGTTTTGCTGATGTAAACTTAGGGGCTAATATTAACATTTCTGCTTTAAACGAAGCTGATACTTCTAAAGTATTGTTTGCTGAAAATGCAGGAGTGGTTATTCAAACCCTAAATCCATCAGAAGTAGAGGCTATTTTAGCTGAAGCTGGATTAAAATTTGCCAACATTGGTACTACTGTAGAAACAGAAGTAGTAACTTTAGTAAACGGAAATACTACAGAAGTATTTAACGTAGCTGAATTAAGAGATGTTTGGTACAAAACTTCTTACTTATTAGACAAACAACAATCTGGAGAAGCTAAGGCTACTGAAAGATTTGACAATTATAAAAACCAAGCTTTAGACTTTACTTTCCCTGCTCATTTTACAGGAAAGTTACCTAAGATTGCTGCAGGTAAAAAACCAGTGGCAGCTGTATTACGTGAAAAAGGATCTAACTCTGAACGTGAAATGGCTAACGCTTTATACTTAGCTGGTTTTGAAGTAAAAGATGTTCACATGACCGATTTAATCTCTGGTCGTGAAAACTTAGAAGATGTAAACTTTTTAGCTGCCGTTGGTGGATTCTCTAACTCTGATGTGTTAGGTTCTGCTAAAGGATGGGCTGGAGCATTTTTATACAATCCAAAAGCAAAAGCTGCTTTAGACAACTTCTACGCTCGTAAAGACACTTTATCTTTAGGAATTTGTAACGGTTGTCAGTTGTTAATCGAATTAGGATTGATTAACCCAGAGCACGCAGAAAAGCCTGCAATGGAACACAACGATTCTCATAAGCACGAATCTGGATTTACCTCTGTAACCATTCAAGAAAACAACTCTGTAATGTTAAGCACTTTAACCAATGCTACTTTAGGAGTTTGGATTTCTCATGGAGAAGGAAAATTCAACTTACCATATTCAGAAGACCAATACAACTTGGTAGCTAAATATGGTTACGAAGGATATCCTGCCAACCCTAACGGATCTAGCTACAACACTGCTATGATGAGTTCTGAAGATGGACGTCACTTGGTAATGATGCCACATATTGAGCGTTCTATTTTCCAATGGAACTGGGCTAACTACCCTGCTGATAGAAACGATGAAGTTTCTCCATGGTTAGAAGCTTTTGTAAACGCTAAAGAATGGTTGGCGAAGTAA
- a CDS encoding DUF2200 domain-containing protein encodes MKATAEHHERIAKLTFAEVYPHYITKVEKKGRTKAELHQVIHWLTGYNEAKLKEFINEKVTFATFFKHATLNPNAELIKGVICGYRIEELDNTLTKQVRYLDKLVDELAKGRKMEKILRSQ; translated from the coding sequence ATGAAAGCTACAGCCGAACATCATGAACGTATAGCAAAATTAACCTTTGCCGAAGTTTACCCACACTATATTACCAAAGTGGAAAAAAAAGGACGAACAAAAGCAGAACTCCACCAAGTGATTCATTGGTTAACAGGTTATAATGAGGCCAAACTTAAAGAATTCATTAACGAAAAAGTAACCTTTGCTACTTTCTTTAAACACGCTACCCTAAACCCCAATGCAGAACTCATTAAAGGAGTGATTTGTGGATATAGAATTGAAGAACTAGACAACACCTTAACCAAACAAGTAAGGTATTTAGACAAATTGGTAGATGAGTTGGCCAAGGGGCGTAAAATGGAAAAAATTTTACGCAGCCAATAA
- a CDS encoding SDR family NAD(P)-dependent oxidoreductase, with the protein MNTNQFGEKGWTPDRIKKLNGKTYVITGTTSGTGFEATKILLSKGAKVVMLNRNLKKAKGTIAILKQELGEAIDIVNIQMDLSKQSSVKKTAEDVLKTVPQIDALICNAAIAQVPKQTITVDGWESQMGTNYYGNWTLQALLFPLIEKSKGRIVTVGSLGYDMGIKTIKFDDLNWEKDYTPNNAYSQSKLAQIMSMYELQDRLKEAGKTDVKAYACHPGSSRTNLINSSGSFMMKFIFNLMKLSPLTQSAEKGAYPEVMCAIEPNLDESGFYGPTGRNNWTGPVGAHKIKSHAKDKTVAKRLWELSEKETGINWNI; encoded by the coding sequence ATGAATACAAATCAATTTGGTGAAAAAGGTTGGACACCAGACAGAATTAAAAAATTAAATGGTAAAACATACGTCATAACAGGAACTACAAGTGGAACAGGTTTTGAAGCAACAAAAATTCTACTTTCAAAGGGAGCGAAAGTTGTAATGCTTAATAGAAATCTTAAAAAAGCCAAAGGCACTATTGCAATATTAAAACAAGAATTAGGAGAGGCGATTGATATAGTTAACATTCAAATGGACTTATCTAAGCAGTCCTCCGTAAAAAAAACGGCTGAAGATGTATTAAAAACAGTTCCTCAAATTGATGCACTTATTTGTAATGCAGCAATTGCCCAAGTGCCTAAACAAACGATAACTGTAGATGGTTGGGAGAGTCAAATGGGAACGAATTACTACGGTAATTGGACATTACAAGCTTTATTGTTTCCTCTTATTGAAAAGTCCAAAGGACGAATTGTAACAGTAGGAAGTTTGGGATATGATATGGGCATTAAAACCATTAAATTTGATGACTTGAATTGGGAGAAAGACTACACGCCAAATAATGCTTACAGCCAAAGTAAACTGGCACAAATAATGTCTATGTACGAATTACAAGATAGATTGAAAGAAGCTGGAAAAACAGATGTTAAAGCCTATGCGTGTCATCCTGGTTCTTCAAGAACCAACTTAATAAATTCTAGTGGCAGTTTTATGATGAAATTCATCTTTAATTTAATGAAATTGTCGCCATTAACACAATCGGCTGAAAAAGGTGCTTACCCCGAGGTAATGTGTGCTATAGAACCAAATTTAGACGAAAGCGGTTTTTACGGACCAACAGGAAGAAATAATTGGACTGGTCCAGTGGGAGCTCACAAAATAAAATCACACGCTAAAGATAAAACAGTAGCAAAACGACTGTGGGAACTTTCAGAAAAAGAAACAGGTATAAATTGGAACATTTAA
- a CDS encoding MBL fold metallo-hydrolase: MALIKKIMLGLLFIIIIIGVGTLIFLNTERFGKHPSGERLLKIEQSSNYKNGSFQNLNDTPMLTEDVSYSKVMYEFLFLAKAKEPSVKIPSVKTNLKALKANENVLIWMGHSSYFMQLDGKKILVDPVLSGNASPLSFTTKAYDGTDIYTTDDIPEIDYLFLSHDHWDHMDYKTLKKLKPKIKNIITGLGNGAHLEAWGFNPEVILEGDWYDSFKFEKGFEIHITPARHFSGRGFKRAKTLWASFVLKSPSATIYIGGDSGYDTHFKDIGNKFGPFDLAILENGQYDEKWKYIHMLPGEQIIAATDLNTKAILPVHSGKFTLANHNWDEPFVNITDEENRKDFKIITPMIGEQVNLNDSLQQFKDWWNLK; this comes from the coding sequence ATGGCTTTAATTAAAAAAATAATGCTTGGACTACTATTTATCATCATAATTATTGGTGTCGGAACACTAATCTTTTTAAATACTGAACGGTTTGGAAAACATCCATCAGGAGAACGTTTATTAAAAATAGAACAATCATCCAACTATAAGAATGGGAGTTTTCAAAACCTGAATGACACACCTATGCTTACAGAAGATGTTAGCTATAGCAAAGTGATGTATGAATTCCTTTTTTTGGCAAAAGCCAAAGAGCCTTCTGTTAAAATACCTTCGGTTAAAACTAATTTGAAAGCACTTAAAGCAAATGAAAATGTGCTGATATGGATGGGACATTCATCTTACTTTATGCAATTGGATGGTAAAAAGATATTGGTTGACCCTGTTTTAAGTGGTAATGCGTCACCACTTTCTTTTACCACTAAAGCTTATGATGGAACCGATATTTATACAACCGATGACATCCCAGAAATAGATTATTTATTTTTATCACACGACCATTGGGATCATATGGATTATAAAACACTGAAAAAGTTGAAACCAAAAATTAAGAATATCATTACAGGCCTTGGTAATGGTGCGCATTTAGAGGCTTGGGGATTTAATCCAGAAGTGATTTTAGAAGGTGATTGGTACGATTCTTTTAAATTTGAAAAAGGATTTGAAATACATATAACGCCTGCAAGACATTTTTCAGGAAGAGGATTTAAAAGAGCAAAAACATTATGGGCATCTTTTGTCTTAAAATCACCAAGTGCTACAATTTATATTGGTGGCGATAGTGGATATGATACGCATTTTAAAGATATTGGAAATAAATTCGGGCCTTTTGACTTGGCAATTCTTGAAAATGGCCAATATGATGAAAAATGGAAGTACATTCATATGTTACCAGGCGAACAAATAATAGCCGCAACAGATTTAAATACAAAAGCTATTTTACCTGTGCATTCAGGAAAATTTACCTTGGCCAATCACAATTGGGACGAACCATTTGTGAATATTACAGATGAAGAAAATAGGAAAGACTTTAAAATAATAACGCCAATGATTGGAGAACAAGTAAACTTAAACGATAGTTTACAGCAATTTAAGGATTGGTGGAACCTAAAATAA
- a CDS encoding helix-turn-helix domain-containing protein — MKHFKTLSSYLEYMQLPRPEHPMLSVYTAKGDEFLPCPRESSPPISTDSYSISFKKIIKGNINYGRTKYDFTNGALIFIAPRQVVQWDSSIIFEQKGFSINFHEDFLKGTALAQQIKKYNFFSYSANEALHLSPKEEKQIESIVNNIEIEYQNNQDEFSKEIIISQLDTLLKYANRFYERQFLNRKELSNDLLERFNLQLTEYFELGLVQKKGIPNIEELANIMSVSQRYLSDTLKKETGKTTTEHLHLRLIDEAKNILLKPNKSISEVAYELGFEYPQYFSRLFKKKEGISPTEYREKYKLN, encoded by the coding sequence ATGAAACATTTTAAAACATTATCATCATATTTAGAATATATGCAGCTTCCTCGTCCAGAGCATCCAATGTTGAGTGTTTATACAGCAAAGGGAGATGAATTTTTGCCTTGTCCGAGAGAAAGTTCACCTCCCATTTCAACCGATAGTTATTCTATTAGCTTTAAGAAAATAATAAAAGGAAATATAAATTATGGTCGAACAAAATACGATTTCACTAATGGTGCTTTAATTTTTATTGCACCTAGACAAGTGGTACAATGGGATAGTAGTATCATTTTTGAACAAAAGGGGTTTTCGATAAATTTTCACGAAGATTTTCTGAAAGGAACAGCATTAGCTCAACAGATTAAGAAATATAATTTCTTTTCTTATTCAGCTAATGAAGCATTGCACCTTTCGCCAAAAGAAGAAAAGCAAATAGAATCGATAGTAAATAATATTGAAATAGAATACCAAAACAACCAAGATGAATTCAGTAAGGAAATCATCATTTCTCAATTAGACACGCTATTGAAATATGCCAATCGTTTTTACGAAAGACAGTTTTTGAATAGGAAAGAGTTATCAAATGACTTGTTGGAACGTTTTAACTTGCAATTAACTGAATACTTTGAATTAGGACTTGTACAAAAAAAGGGGATTCCAAATATTGAAGAATTAGCAAATATAATGTCCGTTTCGCAACGTTACTTAAGTGATACACTTAAAAAAGAAACAGGTAAAACAACTACAGAGCATTTACACTTACGCTTAATAGATGAAGCAAAAAATATTTTATTAAAACCAAATAAAAGTATTTCAGAAGTAGCCTATGAATTGGGATTTGAATATCCACAATATTTTTCCCGATTATTCAAAAAGAAGGAAGGTATCAGTCCAACGGAATACAGAGAAAAATATAAATTAAATTAA
- a CDS encoding VOC family protein, producing MTINKNYPKSFSHIGLTVPNIKEAVKFYSEVMGWYIIMEPSKVKKEKETAIGQMCIDVFGDDWTEFEIAHLATSDGIGIELFSFPNGVKEAPEFNPFNTGLFHFCVQDPNIEELIDKILSYGGKQRMPIREYYPNDKPFKMCYVEDPFGIVFEIYTHSYELTYSSGAYSK from the coding sequence ATGACAATTAATAAAAATTATCCTAAATCATTTTCACATATAGGATTAACAGTTCCAAATATAAAAGAGGCAGTAAAATTCTATTCAGAAGTAATGGGTTGGTACATAATTATGGAGCCTTCAAAAGTCAAAAAGGAAAAAGAAACTGCTATTGGTCAAATGTGTATTGACGTTTTTGGAGATGATTGGACGGAATTCGAAATTGCTCATTTAGCAACTTCAGACGGAATTGGAATTGAATTATTTTCTTTTCCGAATGGAGTGAAAGAAGCACCTGAATTTAACCCATTCAATACTGGTCTATTTCATTTTTGTGTACAAGATCCAAATATTGAAGAACTTATTGATAAAATTTTGTCTTACGGAGGAAAACAAAGAATGCCAATAAGAGAATACTATCCTAATGACAAGCCTTTTAAAATGTGCTATGTTGAAGATCCATTTGGAATTGTATTTGAAATCTACACGCATAGTTATGAACTTACATATTCTTCGGGGGCTTATTCAAAATAA
- a CDS encoding winged helix-turn-helix transcriptional regulator: protein MNLIGTKWKPLILFHLLEGDLRSGILQKKIPGISNKMFTQTVRDLEKDGLLSRKVFPVVPPKVEYSLTNRGKSLEDILRSLDKWGLKDSQH from the coding sequence ATGAATTTAATAGGAACAAAATGGAAACCTTTAATTTTATTTCATCTATTAGAAGGCGATTTGCGTTCAGGAATATTGCAAAAGAAAATTCCAGGGATTTCAAATAAAATGTTTACACAAACAGTAAGAGATTTAGAAAAAGATGGACTTTTATCCAGAAAGGTTTTTCCTGTAGTGCCTCCAAAAGTGGAATACAGTTTAACCAACAGAGGTAAATCACTTGAAGATATTTTAAGAAGTTTGGACAAATGGGGATTGAAAGATTCTCAACATTAA
- a CDS encoding toll/interleukin-1 receptor domain-containing protein has translation MNQKIFISYSWTTPEHEEWVLSLAKRLISDGIDVVLDKWDLKEGHDLYDFMESMVKSPEINKVLIILDKKYSERADSRKGGVGTETQIISPKIYKDVSQEKFIPIVRERSEEGEAFIPTYLDGRVYIDLSNDEQFEDNYESLLRNIYGRPSFSKPKLGKAPSYLFEESPLNFKTTHILRGFEKQLLNKPDRANSLIRDFLEDFKENLKEFSITYNSRDQIKVGKQICENINQYTPLRDDFIKFFDILTNSNVDFDIDIIIQFFEELPLFFSPLDDRSSWGTFEFDNFKFIVHELLIYLIAVGLKNNNYHFIEEILYSSYFTKDKHNSNNEAKRFDVFYGHTDIIKPYYNQTHSQNFFSAMADFIIKRIPDFLTKRILVQADLLCYHVSELNNLRWFPMTYVYDTSGRYELFYRLESKRHFEKVKILFGVDTVEQLKEKLNQLEEKDKGNSHRVAYSGAFDSVAPLYRLIDKDKLGTKR, from the coding sequence ATGAATCAAAAAATCTTCATTTCATACTCTTGGACGACACCCGAACACGAAGAATGGGTTCTTAGTCTTGCGAAAAGACTTATTTCTGATGGAATTGATGTTGTTCTTGATAAATGGGATTTAAAAGAAGGACACGACTTATATGATTTTATGGAATCAATGGTAAAATCACCTGAGATTAATAAAGTCTTGATTATTCTAGACAAGAAATACTCTGAAAGAGCGGACTCCAGAAAAGGTGGTGTCGGAACGGAAACTCAAATAATCAGCCCCAAAATTTATAAAGATGTATCACAGGAAAAGTTCATTCCAATAGTCCGAGAACGCAGTGAAGAAGGCGAAGCATTTATTCCAACTTATTTAGATGGCCGTGTGTATATTGATTTGTCAAATGATGAACAATTCGAAGATAATTACGAAAGTCTATTAAGGAATATCTATGGTCGTCCTTCATTTAGTAAACCTAAACTAGGTAAAGCCCCAAGCTACTTGTTTGAAGAAAGCCCACTCAATTTTAAAACGACTCATATTCTAAGGGGATTCGAAAAACAACTTCTGAATAAGCCCGACAGAGCAAATTCACTAATTCGTGACTTTCTCGAAGACTTCAAAGAGAATTTAAAGGAATTTAGCATTACCTATAATTCGAGGGATCAGATAAAAGTTGGTAAACAGATTTGTGAGAATATAAATCAATATACACCGTTAAGAGACGATTTTATTAAGTTTTTCGATATTCTAACCAACTCGAATGTTGATTTTGACATTGACATAATAATCCAATTCTTTGAAGAATTACCGTTGTTCTTTTCACCTCTTGACGACCGAAGTAGTTGGGGAACTTTTGAATTTGATAATTTCAAGTTTATCGTACACGAACTTCTCATATACTTAATTGCTGTTGGACTTAAAAACAATAACTATCATTTCATTGAAGAAATCCTTTATTCAAGCTACTTCACGAAAGACAAACACAATAGCAACAATGAAGCTAAAAGATTTGATGTATTCTACGGTCATACTGACATAATAAAACCTTATTACAATCAAACGCATTCACAGAATTTCTTCAGTGCAATGGCGGACTTTATTATCAAACGAATTCCAGATTTTTTGACTAAGCGCATTCTAGTACAAGCGGATTTACTCTGTTATCATGTATCTGAATTAAATAATCTACGATGGTTTCCGATGACCTATGTATATGACACTTCAGGTCGCTATGAGCTTTTCTATAGACTAGAATCGAAGAGACATTTCGAAAAAGTTAAGATTCTTTTTGGAGTTGATACAGTAGAACAACTAAAAGAAAAATTAAATCAACTTGAAGAAAAAGACAAAGGGAATAGTCATAGAGTTGCTTACTCGGGAGCTTTTGATTCTGTAGCACCTTTATACAGATTAATTGATAAAGATAAATTAGGAACAAAAAGATAA
- a CDS encoding PD-(D/E)XK nuclease family protein, which translates to MEETILPVESIQERDVDLILLEELSTDNSFCEWFVRELNLPHLSSVNGAWRSISAFGLGETDILFSYNSNDQKIFLLIENKLDTKFQHEQFNRYLKRADEYLAQKECDNVFVILIAPNLYCENQSEFENYLTYEIIAERLKFIGTKRNLFKSNLLEIATEKLRRGYQPVNSVPVQSFWHLYWQFKEENYSSLIMKKPDIVPHNSDWPMLFDDRLKNIVFYHKLGQGNTDATFKGFSEEVEFKIKELLPKWAKLEKHSKSFSIRVFSGKIDRTQDFNKQLENVDNGLKNINRLRNWIIENKNIIEYI; encoded by the coding sequence ATGGAAGAAACCATTTTACCTGTTGAATCTATTCAAGAAAGGGATGTCGATTTAATTTTACTAGAAGAATTATCTACCGACAATTCATTTTGTGAATGGTTTGTTAGAGAACTTAACTTACCACATTTGTCTTCTGTAAACGGTGCTTGGAGAAGTATTTCTGCTTTTGGACTTGGAGAGACTGATATTTTATTTTCCTACAATTCGAATGATCAAAAAATTTTCTTGCTTATTGAAAATAAATTAGACACTAAATTTCAACATGAACAATTTAATCGTTACTTAAAACGTGCTGACGAATATTTAGCACAAAAAGAATGCGACAATGTTTTTGTTATATTAATTGCTCCAAATCTATACTGCGAAAATCAAAGTGAATTTGAAAATTATTTGACCTACGAAATAATTGCTGAAAGACTTAAGTTTATAGGTACAAAAAGAAATCTATTCAAAAGTAATTTATTAGAAATTGCAACTGAAAAATTAAGACGTGGCTATCAACCCGTAAACTCTGTTCCAGTTCAAAGTTTTTGGCATTTATATTGGCAATTTAAAGAAGAAAATTATTCGAGTCTCATAATGAAGAAACCAGATATTGTTCCTCACAACAGTGATTGGCCAATGCTTTTTGATGACAGATTAAAAAATATTGTGTTTTATCACAAACTTGGACAAGGAAATACAGATGCAACTTTTAAAGGTTTTTCCGAAGAAGTTGAATTTAAAATAAAAGAATTACTTCCTAAATGGGCGAAACTAGAAAAACACAGCAAAAGTTTTTCGATTAGAGTTTTTTCAGGAAAAATAGACCGAACACAAGATTTTAACAAGCAATTGGAAAATGTAGATAATGGTCTAAAAAACATCAATCGGTTAAGAAATTGGATAATAGAAAATAAAAACATTATAGAGTATATATAG